A region of Micromonospora sp. WMMD882 DNA encodes the following proteins:
- a CDS encoding cytochrome P450, translated as MDVASILTGLYSEAGRQDPYPYYAALHALGPVAAVPRRGEHRAVSAVAVGYDVVAGVLRDPGFYKQAPPRWQEHEVTRTFQTSMMFVNPPEHTRMRQVFAKAFTPRRLGALEPVVARVVDACLERMAEHGAGGVEVDFVADFAHPVPALVMAEFVGIPATDLTWYRERVDRLDDFLDVAGKTPQRLAAADTAAAELRGFYRDLIAVRRRAPGADLISALVEALDSGGVELTEDELISNLVVLFNASFVTTVYLLSNGLPLLLEHPAVAAALPGDDALAAGSVDEILRLRNPVHFLARAAPHDVDLAGVPVARDENVLLLLAGANRDPVRFPDPDRFDPRRAGPPSLAFGMGLHFCLGAAVSRLEGRLALPRLLARFPGLAVTAPPAYSGSLFLRGIDKLFVTTGG; from the coding sequence GTGGACGTCGCATCGATCCTCACCGGCCTCTACAGCGAGGCCGGTCGGCAGGATCCCTACCCGTACTACGCCGCCCTGCACGCGCTCGGGCCGGTCGCCGCCGTCCCGCGGCGGGGCGAGCACCGGGCGGTGTCGGCCGTCGCGGTCGGCTACGACGTGGTCGCCGGGGTGCTGCGTGACCCGGGCTTCTACAAGCAGGCGCCGCCGCGCTGGCAGGAACACGAGGTGACCCGCACCTTCCAGACCTCGATGATGTTCGTCAACCCGCCGGAGCACACCCGGATGCGGCAGGTCTTCGCGAAGGCGTTCACCCCGCGCCGGTTGGGGGCGCTGGAGCCGGTGGTGGCCCGGGTCGTGGACGCCTGCCTGGAGCGGATGGCCGAGCACGGCGCCGGCGGCGTCGAGGTCGACTTCGTCGCCGACTTCGCCCACCCGGTGCCGGCCCTGGTGATGGCGGAGTTCGTCGGCATTCCCGCGACCGACCTGACCTGGTACCGGGAGCGGGTGGACCGGCTCGACGACTTCCTCGACGTGGCCGGCAAGACCCCGCAACGGCTGGCCGCCGCCGACACCGCCGCCGCCGAGCTGCGCGGGTTCTACCGCGACCTGATCGCCGTACGTCGCCGCGCCCCCGGCGCGGACCTGATCAGCGCGTTGGTCGAGGCGCTGGACTCCGGTGGCGTCGAGCTCACCGAGGACGAGCTGATCAGCAACCTGGTCGTGCTGTTCAACGCCAGCTTCGTCACCACCGTCTACCTGCTCAGCAACGGGCTCCCGCTGCTGCTGGAGCACCCGGCGGTGGCCGCCGCGCTGCCCGGTGACGACGCCCTCGCGGCCGGAAGCGTCGACGAGATCCTGCGGTTGCGCAACCCGGTGCACTTCCTGGCCCGCGCCGCGCCGCACGACGTCGACCTGGCCGGCGTCCCGGTGGCCCGGGACGAGAACGTGCTGCTGCTGCTCGCCGGCGCGAACCGGGATCCGGTCCGGTTCCCCGACCCGGACCGGTTCGACCCGCGCCGCGCCGGTCCGCCGTCGCTGGCGTTCGGGATGGGTCTGCACTTCTGCCTGGGAGCGGCGGTCTCCCGGCTGGAGGGGCGACTCGCCCTGCCCCGGCTGCTGGCCCGCTTCCCCGGGTTGGCCGTCACCGCGCCGCCCGCCTACAGCGGCAGCCTGTTCCTGCGCGGCATCGACAAGCTCTTCGTCACCACCGGCGGTTAG
- a CDS encoding SGNH/GDSL hydrolase family protein, with the protein MAAAAALLVTGTPAVVASAGPSTDAADRNDRAREVWAGTWAAAVTRGNSVGLTNTGLNNQSVRMVVHTTVGGDRLRVRLSNVYGEQAVQLGRATVARPNTATPDDLSDVDTSTVRELTFGGAATTTMHKGGELLSDPVALPVGEQQDLVVTLYFPTLTGPVTFHGQSRQTTYIGATDLTGAADGAGFSIRPDCCWFFLSGVDVERRMSPGSVVVLSDSIGDGNKTTVNANKRWPDFLADRFIDTRAEVRTPGVLNASLAGNRLNHEGTEPGAGGFPGYHELGPNALARLNEDVFAQTGVKTVVTHLGINDIWMSGDSAESIIASLRQINQQVRQRGLTSLVGTLTPYEGHGEPGVWTPEKEATRQAVNAYLRGSAEFDGVIDFDRALRDPARPSRLLATYDSGDHIHPNDLGNQAMAAAIPLRLLGL; encoded by the coding sequence GTGGCTGCGGCCGCGGCGCTGCTGGTCACCGGCACACCGGCCGTGGTGGCCAGCGCCGGCCCGTCCACCGACGCCGCCGACCGCAACGACCGGGCGCGCGAGGTGTGGGCGGGCACCTGGGCCGCCGCGGTCACCCGGGGCAACTCGGTCGGGCTGACCAACACCGGTCTCAACAACCAGAGCGTACGGATGGTCGTGCACACCACCGTCGGCGGCGACCGGCTGCGCGTACGACTCAGCAACGTCTACGGTGAGCAGGCCGTCCAGCTCGGCCGGGCCACCGTCGCCAGGCCGAACACCGCCACCCCCGATGACCTGTCCGACGTGGACACCTCGACGGTGCGCGAGCTGACCTTCGGCGGGGCCGCCACGACCACCATGCACAAGGGTGGCGAGCTGCTGAGCGACCCGGTCGCCCTGCCGGTCGGCGAGCAGCAGGACCTGGTGGTGACGCTGTACTTCCCGACCCTCACCGGGCCGGTCACGTTCCACGGCCAGTCCCGGCAGACCACCTACATCGGCGCGACCGACCTCACCGGGGCCGCCGACGGCGCGGGCTTCTCGATCCGCCCGGACTGCTGCTGGTTCTTCCTCTCCGGCGTCGACGTCGAGCGGCGGATGAGCCCGGGGTCGGTGGTGGTGCTCAGCGACTCGATCGGTGACGGCAACAAGACCACCGTCAACGCGAACAAGCGCTGGCCGGACTTCCTCGCCGACCGGTTCATCGACACCCGCGCCGAGGTCCGCACCCCGGGCGTGCTCAACGCCAGCCTGGCCGGCAACCGGCTCAACCACGAGGGCACCGAGCCCGGCGCGGGCGGCTTCCCCGGCTACCACGAGCTGGGGCCGAACGCCCTGGCCCGGCTCAACGAGGACGTCTTCGCCCAGACCGGGGTGAAGACCGTCGTGACCCACCTCGGCATCAACGACATCTGGATGTCCGGTGACTCCGCCGAGAGCATCATCGCCAGCCTGCGGCAGATCAACCAGCAGGTCCGCCAGCGCGGCCTGACCAGCCTGGTCGGCACGCTCACCCCGTACGAGGGGCACGGCGAGCCGGGCGTCTGGACGCCGGAGAAGGAGGCCACCCGGCAGGCGGTCAACGCGTACCTGCGCGGCAGCGCCGAGTTCGACGGCGTGATCGACTTCGACCGGGCGCTGCGGGACCCGGCGCGGCCGAGCCGGCTGCTGGCCACGTACGACTCGGGCGACCACATCCACCCGAACGACCTGGGCAACCAGGCGATGGCGGCGGCGATCCCGCTGCGTCTGCTCGGGCTGTAG
- a CDS encoding AMP-binding protein — translation MSDGSARPTTYVHDALALFAGYGDREALVGGDRRLSYREVAAEIRALARRLRRHGVRPGAAVLVVAGNVVEAPLLQLALHLLGCRSMWVAPVTSRREIDEFVRLARPDAVVYDARRPDGLGPDLVAALPGVLVCCLGPGPGPDLTVPDDDVPDLTAPADADAAVDPAGIGPAPESFLQTSGSTGTPKLVHHRESFYRQVLAIAGALRDSGAPLLRHLSHSPMWIASGQVTTLVNLFTGGVLFLADDWDPARFVATVDRERINSTFLTPPMLYEVLDHPALDGADFTDMFMFNVGGGPAAPARLRQAIARFGPVLRIVYGLSEAVVVTALPQLTEDPTRPQRLRSCGRPYGDVELEVRDPDGRPLPAGVDGEVWVRTRLSFVGYFGQPELTADTLVDGWVRTRDLGHVDGDGYLYLVDRLADRILTGRRSWPIHSRPIEDVLAGHPQVAAAAVIGAPGDDGAETPYAYVTPVPGATVTGAELVDLVTRELGELWAPQQVEFVDRLPVNRSHKVDKPALRARHTATRQAIGVIR, via the coding sequence ATGTCCGACGGATCCGCGCGCCCGACGACGTACGTGCACGACGCGCTGGCGCTGTTCGCCGGGTACGGCGACCGGGAGGCGCTGGTCGGCGGCGACCGGCGGCTCTCCTACCGGGAGGTCGCCGCCGAGATCCGGGCGTTGGCCCGCCGGTTGCGTCGGCACGGCGTCCGCCCCGGCGCGGCGGTGCTGGTGGTGGCGGGCAACGTGGTCGAGGCGCCCCTGCTGCAACTCGCCCTGCACCTGCTCGGCTGCCGGTCGATGTGGGTCGCGCCGGTCACCTCCCGCCGGGAGATCGACGAGTTCGTCCGGCTGGCCCGTCCGGACGCCGTCGTCTACGACGCCCGCCGCCCGGACGGCCTCGGCCCCGACCTGGTCGCCGCGCTGCCCGGCGTGCTGGTGTGCTGCCTCGGCCCCGGACCCGGCCCGGACCTGACCGTCCCCGACGACGACGTGCCCGACCTGACCGCGCCCGCCGACGCCGATGCCGCCGTCGACCCGGCCGGAATCGGGCCGGCGCCGGAGTCCTTCCTGCAGACCAGCGGCAGCACCGGCACGCCCAAGCTGGTGCACCACCGGGAGAGCTTCTACCGGCAGGTCCTCGCCATCGCCGGGGCGCTCCGGGACAGCGGCGCCCCCCTGCTGCGGCACCTGTCGCACTCCCCCATGTGGATCGCCAGCGGACAGGTGACCACGCTCGTCAACCTGTTCACCGGCGGGGTACTGTTCCTGGCCGACGACTGGGACCCGGCCCGCTTCGTCGCCACCGTCGACCGGGAACGGATCAACTCCACCTTCCTCACCCCGCCGATGCTCTACGAGGTGCTCGACCACCCGGCGCTGGACGGCGCGGACTTCACCGACATGTTCATGTTCAACGTCGGCGGCGGTCCGGCCGCGCCGGCCCGGCTCCGGCAGGCCATCGCCCGGTTCGGCCCGGTGCTGCGGATCGTGTACGGGCTCAGCGAGGCCGTCGTCGTCACCGCGTTGCCGCAGTTGACCGAGGACCCGACGCGCCCGCAGCGGCTGCGCTCCTGCGGCCGCCCGTACGGCGACGTCGAGCTGGAGGTCCGCGACCCCGACGGACGGCCGCTGCCGGCGGGCGTGGACGGCGAGGTGTGGGTCCGTACGAGGCTCAGCTTCGTCGGCTACTTCGGGCAGCCGGAGCTGACCGCCGACACCCTGGTCGACGGTTGGGTCCGCACCCGCGACCTCGGACACGTCGACGGCGACGGCTACCTCTACCTCGTCGACCGGCTGGCCGACCGGATCCTCACCGGGCGGCGGAGCTGGCCCATCCACAGCCGCCCGATCGAGGACGTGCTGGCCGGGCACCCGCAGGTCGCCGCCGCCGCGGTGATCGGGGCGCCCGGCGACGACGGAGCGGAGACCCCGTACGCGTACGTGACGCCCGTCCCCGGCGCGACGGTCACCGGGGCGGAGCTGGTCGACCTGGTGACCCGGGAGCTGGGTGAGCTGTGGGCGCCGCAGCAGGTCGAGTTCGTCGACAGGTTGCCGGTCAACCGCTCCCACAAGGTGGACAAGCCCGCCCTGCGCGCCCGGCACACCGCCACACGGCAGGCGATCGGCGTCATCCGGTGA
- a CDS encoding MFS transporter encodes MTPRARLATLVAADIVSTLGSRVSIVAIPWLVLETTGSPAMMGLVAAAETIPYLLSSALAAPLADRVGLRRTSVVADVGSAAGMLAVALAPWLGLPALVVLVAVVGGLRGIGDRVKHAMMRPAAEAAGVRLIRLTSVYEGLNRVVTLLGASLGGLLILWFGVTTALLIDAVSFAGCALLVGLFVALPTVAPADGDPTDAREGYWTALRGGFRYVRADRLLRDMLVVVFALNLVTNASIAVFVPLWVDQVLRSPAGLSLVLGAFGGGALLGSLVFTWLGSRLPPFATFVAGAALCGTPRLFALAATDDLGTVTAVTFVSAIGVGAINPLLGVALYERVPQALQTRVIGIAGAVGFAGLPAGALLAGWGVALFGLTPALLLLAFACLVVTAVPLVGTGRSARARPDLPPSAAQPGGTAPPRRGRSVAADRHGRV; translated from the coding sequence GTGACGCCGAGGGCGCGGCTGGCCACCCTGGTCGCCGCCGACATCGTCTCCACGCTGGGCAGCCGCGTGTCGATCGTGGCGATCCCCTGGCTGGTGCTGGAGACCACCGGCAGCCCGGCCATGATGGGACTGGTCGCGGCGGCGGAGACGATTCCGTACCTGTTGAGCAGCGCGCTGGCCGCGCCGCTGGCCGACCGGGTCGGGTTGCGGCGGACCTCGGTGGTGGCCGACGTGGGCAGCGCCGCCGGGATGCTCGCGGTGGCGTTGGCCCCCTGGCTGGGCCTGCCCGCGCTGGTCGTCCTGGTCGCGGTGGTCGGCGGGCTGCGCGGCATCGGCGACCGGGTCAAGCACGCGATGATGCGTCCGGCCGCCGAGGCCGCCGGGGTACGCCTGATCCGGCTCACCTCGGTCTACGAGGGACTCAACCGGGTGGTCACGCTGCTCGGGGCGAGCCTCGGCGGGCTGCTGATCCTCTGGTTCGGCGTCACCACGGCGCTGCTCATCGACGCGGTCAGCTTCGCCGGCTGCGCCCTGCTGGTCGGACTGTTCGTCGCGCTGCCCACCGTCGCGCCGGCCGACGGCGATCCCACCGACGCCCGGGAGGGCTACTGGACGGCGTTGCGCGGCGGCTTCCGGTACGTGCGCGCCGACCGGTTGCTGCGCGACATGCTGGTGGTGGTGTTCGCGTTGAACCTGGTGACCAACGCCAGCATCGCGGTGTTCGTCCCGCTCTGGGTCGACCAGGTGCTGCGCTCCCCCGCCGGGCTCAGCCTGGTGCTCGGCGCGTTCGGCGGCGGGGCGCTGCTGGGCAGTCTGGTCTTCACCTGGCTCGGTTCCCGACTGCCCCCGTTCGCCACCTTCGTGGCCGGCGCGGCGTTGTGCGGCACGCCCCGGCTCTTCGCCCTGGCCGCGACCGACGACCTGGGCACCGTGACGGCGGTGACCTTCGTGTCCGCGATCGGGGTCGGCGCGATCAACCCGCTGCTCGGCGTGGCGCTGTACGAACGGGTACCGCAGGCGTTGCAGACCCGGGTCATCGGCATCGCCGGGGCGGTCGGCTTCGCCGGACTGCCGGCCGGCGCGCTGCTCGCCGGTTGGGGTGTGGCCCTGTTCGGGCTGACCCCGGCCCTGCTGCTCCTGGCGTTCGCCTGTCTGGTCGTGACCGCCGTGCCGCTGGTCGGCACGGGACGGTCGGCGCGCGCCCGGCCCGACCTGCCGCCGTCGGCCGCCCAGCCTGGTGGCACGGCTCCGCCCCGGCGGGGGCGAAGCGTCGCCGCAGATCGTCACGGGCGGGTGTAG
- a CDS encoding TIGR03089 family protein translates to MITPTTVAAADPLSTEPALSSEPALLTYHDDANGEHAALTAVELGRWSARTARLLRDGCGLGPGSRAAVLLPPHWQTAAVLLGCWAAGVAVSFRGRATAGLPALGPGADGPLDASFVHRPRIDDWLDNPPEATHRYVLGLGPVGAPTPDAPPGYLDFLAELDRHPAGPDPAALVRPTAAASVDGTSYAQWGQVARGVADAMGLRPGDRILVDAAVHDEPVKWLLAPLAVGASVVLCANCDPDRQAALAAAEQVTRIL, encoded by the coding sequence ATGATCACGCCCACCACCGTCGCCGCAGCCGATCCGCTGAGCACGGAGCCCGCGCTGAGCTCGGAGCCCGCGCTGCTGACGTACCACGACGACGCCAACGGGGAGCACGCCGCCCTGACGGCGGTGGAGCTGGGCCGGTGGTCCGCCCGTACGGCCCGGTTGCTGCGCGACGGGTGCGGGCTGGGGCCGGGCAGTCGGGCGGCCGTGCTGCTGCCACCGCACTGGCAGACCGCCGCCGTGCTGCTCGGCTGCTGGGCGGCCGGGGTCGCGGTGTCGTTCCGCGGCCGGGCCACCGCCGGGCTGCCGGCGCTCGGGCCGGGCGCGGACGGGCCGCTGGACGCCAGCTTCGTGCACCGGCCCCGCATCGACGACTGGCTGGACAACCCGCCCGAGGCGACGCACCGGTACGTCCTCGGACTGGGCCCGGTCGGCGCGCCGACGCCGGACGCGCCGCCCGGCTACCTGGACTTCCTCGCCGAGCTCGACCGGCACCCCGCCGGCCCCGATCCGGCCGCCCTGGTCCGACCCACCGCCGCGGCCAGCGTGGACGGCACCAGCTACGCCCAGTGGGGCCAGGTCGCCCGGGGCGTCGCCGACGCCATGGGCCTGCGCCCCGGCGACCGGATCCTGGTCGACGCCGCCGTCCACGACGAGCCGGTGAAGTGGCTGCTCGCCCCGCTGGCGGTCGGGGCGTCCGTGGTGCTCTGCGCCAACTGCGACCCGGACCGGCAGGCCGCCCTGGCCGCCGCCGAGCAGGTCACCCGGATCCTCTGA
- a CDS encoding L-rhamnose mutarotase, producing the protein METIALRTRLKAGREAEYDQVHAVIPAELDAALRAAGVRAWRIWRDGQDLFHLVEVVDYQAMLRALEKHPADVAWQARMAELLETPDDGSGNARVLPMVWELP; encoded by the coding sequence GTGGAGACCATCGCTCTGCGTACGCGGCTCAAGGCGGGCCGGGAGGCCGAGTACGACCAGGTCCACGCGGTGATCCCAGCCGAGCTGGACGCCGCGCTGCGCGCGGCCGGGGTACGCGCCTGGCGGATCTGGCGGGACGGTCAGGACCTGTTCCACCTGGTGGAGGTCGTGGACTACCAGGCGATGCTGCGGGCTCTCGAGAAGCACCCGGCCGATGTGGCCTGGCAGGCCAGGATGGCGGAGCTGCTGGAGACTCCCGACGACGGCTCCGGGAACGCCAGGGTCCTCCCGATGGTGTGGGAGCTGCCCTGA
- a CDS encoding SGNH/GDSL hydrolase family protein, which translates to MPATTLTEDTDPYCLREGESAALLAGHPWRRFVALGDSVAEGLCEPVDGYSRLQWADRIAAELRAVAPDLAYLNLGRRGLRAHEVRAGQLAPALAFRPDLALVVCGGNDAFRPAYDPDAVDVELTAIVTALQAAGALVITVGMFDVSHSPAVPERVRPGLRERMRLLSARTGRLAERLGTAHVPLTDHPLTADPSIYSSDGRHGSARSDAVATAETARCLVRHRTGPERGQRIVP; encoded by the coding sequence ATGCCGGCGACGACGCTCACCGAGGACACCGATCCGTACTGTCTGCGGGAGGGGGAGAGCGCGGCCCTGCTCGCCGGGCATCCGTGGCGGCGGTTCGTGGCGCTCGGCGACAGCGTGGCCGAGGGGCTGTGCGAGCCGGTCGACGGATACAGCCGGCTCCAGTGGGCCGACCGGATCGCCGCCGAGCTGCGCGCCGTCGCGCCCGACCTGGCGTACCTCAACCTCGGCCGGCGCGGGCTGCGGGCGCACGAGGTGCGCGCCGGGCAGCTCGCGCCGGCCCTGGCGTTCCGCCCCGACCTGGCGCTGGTGGTCTGCGGCGGCAACGACGCGTTCCGCCCGGCGTACGACCCGGACGCGGTGGACGTCGAGCTGACCGCCATCGTCACCGCGTTGCAGGCGGCCGGGGCGCTGGTGATCACCGTCGGCATGTTCGACGTGTCGCACAGCCCGGCCGTGCCCGAGCGGGTCCGTCCCGGCCTGCGGGAACGGATGCGGTTGCTGTCGGCCCGCACCGGCCGGCTCGCCGAACGGCTGGGCACGGCGCACGTGCCGCTGACCGACCATCCGCTCACCGCCGACCCGTCGATCTACAGCAGCGACGGCCGGCACGGCAGCGCCCGCAGCGACGCCGTCGCCACCGCCGAGACGGCCCGCTGCCTCGTTCGACACCGGACCGGCCCGGAGCGGGGACAACGGATCGTCCCCTGA
- a CDS encoding transketolase C-terminal domain-containing protein — MPRLSYLKALNRALGDELARDEAVFLLGEDVRVGASHVTAGLCRRFGPERVVDTPLSEQAFTSFATGAAMAGLRPVIEFQIPSLLFLVFEQIVNHAHKFPLMTGGQCAVPVTYLVPGSGSRAGWAGQHSDHPYSLFAHVGVTTVVPATPADAYGLLVSAIRHDDPVVVFAPAGAMGVRADVDFATLAPVPLGVGAVRRAGVDVTVVAVGHLVHDALAVADDLAGSVSVEVFDPRTLYPFDWDGLAGSVARTGRLVVVDDANRSCGIAGEIIATLAERGVPLVAPPARVTRPDGAVLPYAPTLDRAVQPGREQLTAAIHHVMKDA; from the coding sequence ATGCCCCGACTGTCGTACCTGAAGGCGCTCAACCGGGCCCTCGGCGACGAGTTGGCCCGCGACGAGGCGGTGTTCCTGCTCGGCGAGGACGTCCGGGTCGGCGCGTCGCACGTCACCGCCGGGCTGTGCCGGCGGTTCGGCCCGGAGCGGGTGGTGGACACCCCGCTGTCCGAGCAGGCGTTCACCAGCTTCGCCACCGGCGCCGCCATGGCCGGGCTGCGGCCCGTCATCGAGTTCCAGATCCCGTCGCTGCTGTTCCTGGTGTTCGAGCAGATCGTCAACCACGCGCACAAGTTCCCGCTGATGACCGGCGGGCAGTGCGCCGTGCCGGTCACCTACCTGGTGCCCGGCTCCGGGTCCCGCGCCGGCTGGGCCGGGCAGCACTCCGACCACCCGTACAGCCTCTTCGCGCACGTCGGCGTCACCACGGTGGTCCCGGCCACCCCGGCCGACGCGTACGGGCTGCTGGTCTCGGCGATCCGGCACGACGACCCGGTGGTGGTGTTCGCCCCGGCCGGGGCGATGGGCGTCCGCGCCGACGTGGACTTCGCCACCCTCGCCCCGGTGCCGCTCGGTGTCGGCGCGGTCCGCCGGGCCGGCGTCGACGTGACAGTGGTCGCCGTCGGGCACCTGGTGCACGACGCCCTCGCGGTCGCCGACGACCTGGCCGGCAGCGTGTCGGTGGAGGTGTTCGACCCGCGCACGCTGTACCCGTTCGACTGGGACGGGCTGGCCGGGTCCGTGGCGCGCACCGGCCGGCTGGTCGTCGTCGACGACGCCAACCGCTCCTGCGGCATCGCCGGGGAGATCATCGCCACCCTGGCCGAGCGGGGGGTGCCGCTGGTCGCGCCGCCGGCCCGGGTCACCCGCCCGGACGGCGCGGTGCTGCCGTACGCCCCGACCCTGGACCGGGCCGTGCAGCCCGGCCGGGAACAACTCACCGCCGCCATCCACCACGTCATGAAGGACGCCTGA
- a CDS encoding thiamine pyrophosphate-dependent dehydrogenase E1 component subunit alpha: MTAPEAVRLYRTVRLIRRFEEQAIDLVRSGAIVGGIHPYLGQEGVAAGVCAALRADDIVAGTHRGHGHVLAKGADPARMLAELCGRETGLNRGRGGSMHAADFGVGVYGANAIVGASGAIVTGAVWALRRRGGDQVGVSFFGDGAVNEGMLLEAFNLAALWRVPVVFVCEDNGYATTMPVEAAVAGTIAGRAEAFGIRATLVDGQDPEAVRDVTAVAVDRARAGGGPELVEARTYRFDAHHTFEHTVRLDYRDPAEVARGRARDPVTIQGDRLPADLRRQVDADVEQVLAEAVQFALAGPEPDPAGALDHLYPSGLVARAGGH; the protein is encoded by the coding sequence GTGACCGCGCCCGAGGCGGTCCGGCTCTACCGGACCGTACGGCTGATCCGGCGCTTCGAGGAGCAGGCGATCGACCTGGTCCGCTCCGGCGCGATCGTCGGCGGCATCCATCCGTACCTCGGGCAGGAGGGCGTCGCGGCCGGTGTCTGCGCCGCCCTCCGCGCGGACGACATCGTCGCCGGCACCCACCGGGGCCACGGGCACGTGCTCGCCAAGGGGGCCGACCCGGCGCGGATGCTCGCCGAGCTGTGCGGCCGGGAGACCGGACTCAACCGGGGCCGGGGCGGCTCCATGCACGCCGCCGACTTCGGCGTCGGCGTGTACGGGGCCAACGCGATCGTCGGCGCGTCCGGGGCAATCGTCACCGGCGCGGTGTGGGCGCTGCGCCGCCGCGGCGGCGACCAGGTCGGGGTGAGCTTCTTCGGCGACGGGGCGGTCAACGAGGGCATGCTGCTGGAGGCGTTCAACCTGGCCGCGCTCTGGCGGGTGCCGGTGGTGTTCGTCTGCGAGGACAACGGCTACGCCACCACCATGCCGGTCGAGGCCGCCGTGGCCGGCACCATCGCCGGCCGCGCCGAGGCGTTCGGCATCCGCGCCACCCTGGTCGACGGGCAGGACCCGGAGGCGGTCCGCGACGTCACCGCCGTCGCCGTGGACCGGGCCCGGGCCGGTGGGGGACCGGAGCTGGTCGAGGCCCGTACCTACCGGTTCGACGCCCACCACACCTTCGAGCACACGGTACGTCTCGACTACCGCGACCCGGCCGAGGTGGCCCGGGGCAGGGCCCGTGACCCGGTCACCATCCAGGGCGACCGGCTCCCCGCCGACCTACGGCGACAGGTCGACGCCGACGTCGAGCAGGTGCTCGCCGAGGCGGTGCAGTTCGCCCTCGCCGGCCCGGAACCCGACCCGGCCGGCGCGCTGGACCACCTGTACCCGAGCGGGCTGGTGGCCCGGGCGGGAGGACACTGA
- a CDS encoding DUF3050 domain-containing protein — MSRYDWGKTHPGIERLEQAVTARRDVVVAHPLYANLDTHQALVTFMEHHVFAVWDFMSLLKSLQRQLTCVTVPWIPTGPTGSRRLINDIVMVEESDELGEGYLSHFELYVRGMAEAGADTGPVDRLVELLRAGRPVPEALVEAGVPAASAAFAGTTWQIIENTPVHCQAAAFAFGREDLIPEMFTQVVAVNERSRKLGTFVDYLERHIEVDGEQHTPMAMQMLADLCGDDDVKWQECADTVNTALAARARLWDDILAAVKEGRA, encoded by the coding sequence ATGTCACGGTACGACTGGGGGAAGACCCACCCGGGCATCGAACGGCTGGAGCAGGCCGTCACCGCCCGCCGCGACGTGGTCGTCGCGCACCCGCTCTACGCCAACCTGGACACCCACCAGGCGCTGGTGACCTTCATGGAGCACCACGTCTTCGCCGTGTGGGACTTCATGTCGCTGCTCAAGTCGTTGCAGCGGCAGCTCACCTGCGTCACCGTGCCGTGGATCCCCACCGGACCCACCGGCAGCCGCCGCCTGATCAACGACATCGTCATGGTGGAGGAGAGCGACGAGCTCGGCGAGGGCTACCTCAGCCACTTCGAGCTGTACGTGCGCGGCATGGCCGAGGCCGGCGCGGACACCGGCCCGGTCGACCGGCTCGTCGAGCTGCTGCGCGCCGGCCGCCCGGTGCCCGAGGCGCTGGTCGAGGCGGGGGTGCCCGCCGCGTCGGCGGCGTTCGCCGGCACCACCTGGCAGATCATCGAGAACACCCCGGTGCACTGCCAGGCGGCGGCGTTCGCGTTCGGCCGCGAGGACCTGATCCCGGAGATGTTCACCCAGGTCGTCGCGGTCAACGAGCGCAGCCGCAAGCTCGGCACGTTCGTCGACTACCTGGAGCGGCACATCGAGGTCGACGGCGAGCAGCACACCCCGATGGCCATGCAGATGCTCGCCGACCTGTGCGGCGACGACGACGTCAAGTGGCAGGAGTGCGCGGACACCGTGAACACCGCGCTCGCCGCCCGGGCCCGGCTCTGGGACGACATCCTCGCCGCCGTCAAGGAGGGCCGCGCGTAG